TTGTAGACTACCACATGCCTGAAAACGGGGTTTTCCACAACCTTATACTTGCCAAGATAAAACCGATGTATAAGGGGCATGCAAAACAGATAATGCATGCATTCTGGGGTGTAGGTCAGATGAGCTTTGTTAAACATGCTGTTTTTGTTGATAGTGATGCTCCTGATCTTACTAACTATCCAGAGATAACTAAATACATACTTGAAAGACTGACAGAAAAATCATTTCTTATAACAGAAGGGATAGTTGATCAGCTTGACCACTCAAGTTATGAGCCTCTTATTGGTGGAAAGTTAGGAGTTGATGCCACAGGTAAACCGGTTGAAAAGACGGTTAACACCCTGCCTGATAAGGAGATTTTAAAAAAGATAAAACAGTTAGATAGTGATATAACAGACCTAAAACAATACATGACCCAAACCCCTAACCCAATAATGATCATAAAGGTAAAAAAGACAAAACCTGTTAAAAAAATCTTTCAGAAGCTAAAAGGTCTTAAAGAGCATTTAAGGATTGTCATTTTTATTGACGATCAGGATAATGATCTTAATAATCCTTATATGCTCGTATGGAGAATAACCAACAATATAGATGCTTTAAAAGATGTCTGGATAGAGGAGATATGGGGTGTTGATGCCACGAAAAAGTGGGAGATTGACGGATACCACAGACATTGGCCCGATGATGTTTTCTGCACCAATGAAGTTATCTTACAGCTTAAAGAAAAGGGGTTAATTGATGTTGATAATAACTTTTTAAAAAAGTATCAGATAATAAAAGAGGTCTGAAAGACCCCTTTAATCTTTCTTTTCATGTCCTTTATGCATAAAATAAATAGACAGGGCAATAAGAAATACCCCTACGCTAAGAAATAACAGATTTTTAATGTCTGTGTATTTGAATTCTATAGCATATTTGAAAAATGTAACTATAAGAACCATCAGTATGACTTTTGCAAGTTTTTCCTTAAGTTGATCAAGGGTATGAACAACAAGGATTTTAGAGGATTTTGTATCTTTTTCCATAGGATCAATCTTTGATATAAAAAGCTCATATAAACCAAGACCGAATATGAGAAGAACAGTTGCAATAAGATACACATCAACTGCAGATACTATGTTTTTTATTGCCTCTTTATGGAACTCTTTAAAGTATTCTTTTGATGAAAACATATTAGTTGCATCTTTAAGAACTATGTAGATATCGTAAGTACCTATTAAAACGAGGACAAAAGCAGCCAGCACACTTGCAATTACCGCAAGAAATATCATAAATCTGCTTTCCCATAAAACCCTTTCAATAATTGTCTCAAGAATTTTAAGCAAGATTACACCTCCCATATTTTGTATGATTATTATAATATTATTCCAGAAAGGGGCAGATCGCCCCTATGAGATAGATTACATTGTGAGATCTAAAATTTTTCCGGCTTTTTCTATATCTTCCGAAGAAGGCTTTCTGCCTTCTGGTGAAACCTCTTTTATAAGGTGAGCTAATATGTAAATCAAAGTGCCAACTATTTCAGGAAGTCTTTTTTCAAGCTCTGCCTCAAGTGGATATTTTAAAGGGGGCATTGTTGCAAGGAAATTCAGAACATCTTCAACCGCTACCTCTTCTTCTAATTTTCTGAATTTCTGCATACTTTCTAAAAAACCTTTTGTTAGTGGAACATCAGATTCCCATATTACTTCCCTTCCGTTGTAGCTTGCATTTCTTTCACCGATTAAAAGTAGATCATAAAGCTTTTTTTCTACTATGTCTGTTATCTCCTTTGCCTTGTTTTTGTCAATGTCAAGTCCTGCTGCTTTCCTCATCAGCACTTCCAGCTTTACTGCTCCAACTACTGCCATTTTACTGACCTCCATTTTGTTTTAATTTGTGTCCAGTAGATTATACTCTACAAAAAAAACTATAGAAAGCTATTTCCTTTACTATTTTGTGCTTTTAGTACTTGTCCGTTCTTTGAACTTCTCTATGTTTTCAAAGAGAGATCTGAATTTTTCTTTAGTTCCTGTTTTTTCCCTGACCTCTTTTTCAAGTTTTTCAATCTGGTGGATCAGTGGCTCAATATCCTTGTCATTCCTTATATATCCAAGGATTTTTGCCAGTTTTATCTGTCTTTTAGCTTCTTCAAGTAGCTTTAGTGCCTGCTGTGGTTTGTCTTTAAAATGCTTAGATGCGTCTTCCACAAGCAGTGAAGCAACAGCTATAGGTTCTGGTATGATTGTGGTGCTTATCTCTACCGTGTTCACAGCTATCTCAAGCTGGGATATGGCGTTTTTTATTTTGCCATTTTCAAGGAATTCGTAAGCCAGATCTACTGCCTGTTTATACAGCTTAATAGGAAGGTATACCGTTTCAATTATTATTTCGTTTCTCAAAGCCTCCAGCAAAATCCTTGCTTTTACAAAATCATTGTTTTTTACAGCTTCTTTTACCTGCTGTGCAAGTTTTTCTGCCTGTTTCAGGTCTGTAATTCCCACAACTTCGTTAACAGCAACATCAATCGGAAGATTTTCAATCTTTCCCCTGTATTGTTTTTCCAGTCTGGCGATCCGTTCTTTAAGAGATTTTAATGATTTTTTTGCTTCATCTATTTTGTTGTGGGTGAGTAAGAACAGAATTCTGTTTCCTTCAGCATAAATCTGTGCAGCTTCTTTGATTATTTTCTGTATCTCCTGGTCTTTAACTTTCTGTGTGGTTCTCTTTCCGGAGCTTTGAATAAGAGACTTGGCTGTTTCTTCTTTCTGTTTCATGTTTACCTGACTGTTGTTTTCCTTTGCAAGGATAGGTGTTGTTAATATTGCTGCAGACAGAATAGCACCTAACAATCTTTTCATTGCTTTGACCTCCTTTTGTTTTGATTGATAAAAAATTAATGGAGGGTGTTCCCCCTCAGGCCCTCCAGTTCTTTTTTCAGGTATGCTTCTGCTTCCTTTTTTGATACTTCTACCAATAAAACTCCTGTGTTGATAAAGAACTTTCTATCTTCAGGTAGCTTTTTAAGTATCTCAAGGCTTTTTTCTATCTGTTTTTGTATAATCTCTTTTTCTTCCATATTTATCTCCGTTTACTTAGAGGATTTTCCTTCTTCCTGTCCGATTTCTCTTGTTTTCTGGAGAAGTTCTTCGGTTTTTGTGTATGCTTCTGCTATGGCTTCTTCCAGTGTTCTTCTTAGAGCCTGTAGTGAGGCTATCTCTTTTGCTATCTGGGTTAGAGCTTCTTCTGTGGTTAGTTCTGCAGATATTCCGGAACCAATGCTGACCACAATCCTGTCTGGGTTTTCTATTTTTGCCTCAATCTGTGCACCTGCACCGATAGGTATGAGAATATTTTTGCCTTTTCCCAGATCTCGTAGATTGTTTATCGTTTTTATCGCAGTTCTGTAAGTTGCTATATTCTCATCAATTACTGCGATTTCAGCTCTGAGAGCTTCTATCTGGGCTATGTATCCCCTAAGCTCTCTGCTGAGTTCCTCCGTTGTAGGCTGTTTTTTTGTCTCCTTTTTAGCCATGACAAACACCTCCTTTTATTTGATTTTTAATTCTGTCCAGCCTGTTGTTTGTTTCTCGTCAGGTATGTATAGGACATACCTCGGTCTGATATCTGTTTTTAACTGTTTTAGAACTCTTTCACGAACTTCTTTAATTCTCCAGAAAAACAGCAGATCTCCCTTGAAAGAAACCTCAGTCCACATACCTATCCGTAATGGTATGTCCCATTTTTTTAACCCATTTATAAGAGGTTCATAAAAGAGTGATGAGAGGTAGTGTTCTTTTAGAAAACTGTGTTCCATTTTTGCAAGGGCTTCAGTATAAGAGTGTGCCGCAGCTTTGAGTTTTTCAATGTGGGGGCTTTTTATTTCTACAGGAACGATGCCTTTAAATACCTCAGTTTTAAAACCTTTAACGTCTTCCCAGCTTTTGAGGTCAAAGATTTCTATATATTTTTTCTGGATCTCTTTTTCTGAAAGGTATACTTTTTCAGGGATTTCAAGCTGATCTAATACAGGATACTTACTTAGAACTATTGTTTTTACTTTGCTGGAAACTTCATCAAACTTAATATCTTTGCTCAGAAGATACTTTTTAATTTTGTTTTCTATCTCTTTGTCTTTTTTCACATAATAGAAGATAACCGCCGAGGTTATTGCCTCCACGAAAACATTTTTAGGAAGAAAAGGTTTACCATCCCCATCTCTTGGAAATCCTTGACGGTTATAAATAATAGGTGTCCAGCATACAAGTTCCATATCTCCCTCTCCCTGTCTATTTGAACGCAGCAAGAAGTTTGTCTGCTTTTTCTGCTATATTTATCTCAAATAAAGCGATTGTAGGTAGAAGCCATGACACCCTGAACCTTGCATCACCGTCTTTATTTTCTCCCCAGTAAGACAGGGCTACCCTTCCAAACCCTGCTTCCTTTTCAAGGTCTTTTGCTCCCCTTAAAAATCTTCTTGCAACATTCGGGAGCTTTTCATAAGGAAGAGGTTTACCTTCCTGCCCCCTTTGTTTAACAAATTCAAGAGCTGTTCCAACATTTCTAAGTGCTTCTATAAGGTTGTGGAGTTTATGTTTCTTAAAGTATGCAAGCAGTATTGATCCTGCCGGAACTCTCAGGATTTCTATATTTTCTTCCCCCTCCCTTAGATCTCCAACAAGGTAAGCCCTTCCGTGTATCATCTCTATGTGGGCAAATATCTTTTTGTTCTTTGGAAGTTCATGGATTATTTCTTCAACCTCAAAATGGGTTTCTTCTTCTATGTATTTTTCTCCAACTTCTCTTTTTCCTGCTTCTGCTGTGAAGTATGTAGTCTGACCTGCTTTTTTACCCAGTATAAGATCAAACCCCCATCTTTTTAGAGATTTGAGTTTGAACTCCCTTTCTTTTTCTGGTTGTCCCAGTGTTTCAAAAACAAGAGTGTTGATAGCCTGCAGTTCCCTCAGTTCTACTATGTTCATTATAGCCGCTCCTTTTATTTATTAGTTTTTTAAACATATATAATTACAATTTATATCTAATAATATAATTGTCAAGTTTTTTTAGTAAAATCTACTAATATTTATACTGATTTGTGTCATAGGCTGAAAAATCAATAATTTGAAAAAACTCAGGAGTAAGATAAAAATCATAAAAATCCGAATTCCTGTTGTGTAAAATGCTTTAAAACTTTAAAAATGAAAAAAGAAAAAGGAGGTAATAGTATGGCTGTAACAGTAAACCTTAAAGGAAACCCTGTGGCTCTTGCAGGACCAGAAATCAATGTGGGAGACAGAGCACCTGAGGCTGTCGTTGTTGCTTCTGATCTTTCAGAAAAAACTATAGGTGGTGCTAAAGGAAAGCCTCAATTGATTGTAACTGTTCCATCACTTGACACACCTGTTTGTGAAACTGAGACAAAAAAGTTTAACGAGATCGTTGCAGGTCTTGATATTGATGTAACAGTCGTTTCTATGGATCTACCTTTTGCTGAAAAAAGGTTCTGTGAATCTTTCAGCATTGAGAATGTAACAGTTGCTTCAGACTTCAGATACAGAGATATGGAAAAATACGGTGTTCTTATAGCTGAAGGTGCACTCAAAGGAATACTTGCAAGGGCTGTTTTTGTTGTTGACGGTGAAGGAAAGGTTGTTTACAAACAGCTGGTTCCTGAAATCACTGAAGAACCTAACTATGATGACGTTCTTGCCTGTGTAAAATCTTTATAAAAAAAGGGGGCTTTAAGCCCCCTGTATATGTCATTTATTTACTGTATTTTTGTTAAGCTGGGATACAGCCTTTTCCAAATCTCCATGTTTTAAAATCTGTATAAGGGTGTCCTCATCAAAGTCAGGCGTAACCTTTTTTCCGGTTTCAAGCTCAACTATAAAAAATATCTCCCTGCCATAACTTCCGATAATGTATCCTGATTTTCCTATCACTGCTCCAGCTATAACAGAAGACTTATAATCATCTGTCAGTTTTTTTCCTGTTTTTATGTGGTATAAGGCATATTTTCCTTCCTTTTTTCCCCAGAAATACTCGCTTTCCCCTGTTAAAGCACCTCTATCCCTTATCTTATCAAACCAGTCGGTTACCTGACCTGAAAGTGTGAATAGAGCTTCTTTTCCGTTTTCTGAAGCTCTGAAGTATTCAGACTGACCCTTAACGAGTCCAAGAGGAGAAATCCAGTCAAAGTAATCTGATACCCTCTCCCCATGTTTGTTAAATATAGCCCATTTAACATTTTTTAAATCTTTCAAAATATCTTCCTGATCAAGGCATTCTTCAGTTGCTATAAAGTAATCACTCTCCCCTTTTGGATACCCCTCCTTAAAATAGTAAGAAAATTTTTCAAACATAAGCCTGCCTCCTTTTGTTTTTGGGAAGAATAATAGATGGTAGTATTTTATACTATGATATTTTTCATTCAGATATAATTATAAAAAAACGGTAGGTGTAAAATGCTGAACAAAAAGTATCTTGAAGAATGGGATAAAGAGTATTTCTGGCACCCTTTCACACAGATGAAGGTTTATAGGGAAGAGGAGAACATAATAGTTGAAAGGGGAGAAGGGGTTTATGTGTATGACATCTACGGCAGAAAATACTTAGATGGGGTGGCTTCCCTATGGTGCAATGTCCATGGTCATAACCACCCTAAACTAAATAAGGCTATTGAAGAACAACTGCAGAAAATAGCACATTTTACAACCCTTGGAGCTTCTAATGTTCCTGCTGTGGTTTTTGCAAAAAATCTTGTTGATATAACCCCTCCAAAGCTGAAAAAAGTTTTTTTCTCTGAAGATGGTGCAGAGGCTATGGAGATAGCCATAAAAATCGCTTACCACTACTGGCACAACAAAGGGGAAAAAAGGAAAACGAAGTTTGTTACACTTTCTGAGGCTTACCACGGGGATACGATAGGAAGTGTTTCTGTGGGAGGAATAAACATATTCCATGAAAAATATAAACCTCTTTTGTTTGATGTTTACAAGATGCCGTCTCCCTACCTTGAGGCTATAAAAAAAGTAGGTAGAGAAAGAGCCCTTGAGTATGACACAACAAGACTTCTTATAGATCAGGTTGAGGACTTTATATTTAAAAACCATCAGGAGATTGCAGGATTTGTTCTTGAGGCAGGGGTTCAGGGGGCTGCAGGAATTCTTCCATTTCCAAAAGGTTATCTGAAAGAGATCAGAAGAATATGCGACGAGTATAACATTATTATGATAGTTGATGAGGTTGCCACAGGTTTTGGTAGAAGCGGATATATGTTTGCTTGCGAAAAAGAAGGAATTGAGCCTGATATTATGGCTCTGGGTAAAGGGATAACAGGGGGATACCTGCCTCTTGCTGCAACCCTTGTTACAGACGATATATTTGATGCATTTTTAGGCGAGTTTGGTGAGGCAAAGCATTTTTACCATGGTCATACATACACAGGAAATCCCCTTGCCTGTAGTGTTGCTATAGCAAATCTTGAGGTTTTTGAGGAAGAACAGACATTAAAAAAACTTCAGCCTAAGATAAAACTTCTTGAAAAGAGGCTGAATGAGTTCTGGGAACTTAACCATGTAGGTGATGTTCGCCATTACGGATTTATGGCAGGTATTGAGCTTGTGAAAGACCGGTATAAGAACCAGCCTTTTCCCTATGGAGAGAGAACAGGATTTAAGGTTGCAAAAATGATGATTGATAAAGGTGTGTGGGTTAGACCTCTTGGTGATGTTATGGTGGTAATGCCTCCTCTTGCTATAACAGAAGATCAGTTGAATTATCTGCTTGATGTTATGTTTGACAGCATAAAAGCCCTTGAAGGATAGTATTACCTTTTTTTGTATATGATGCTGTTTTTATGTTTTTGTTTTACAAACATCTCAGAGGTTTCAGGAATTCTTTCTGTATGTCCTAAGATGAGATAACCTTCCGGTTTGAGCATGCTGTAAAATGTGGCGATAGTTTCCTTTCTTGAGTGTTCATCAAAATAGATAAACATATTCCTTGAAAAAATGATGTCAAATTTCCCAAGCCTTTTCATACTGTATTTATCTCTTACATTTACATTCTCAAAAGAAACAAATTCCTGAAGGCTGTTTTTTATTCTGTAAAAGTTTTTCTCTTTTATGAAGTATTTACTGACCAGATGTGGTGGAACAGCTCTCATACTTCCTTTTGTGTATATCCCTTTTTTCGCTATTTCAAGTGCAGATGTATTTATATCAATACCGATTATCATAAAATCTCTTTCTCTAATTAGATGCGGATTTTCAAGAAGGTGTATAAGTATAGAATACACCTCTTCCCCAGATGAACAGGGGGCACTAAGAATATTAATTGTTTCCCCCTGGGGTCTTATCTTCATAAGTTCAGGTATTATGTTTTTGACCATTATTCTAAAGTGCTCTTCTTCCCTAAAGAAGTATGTTTCATTGATGGTTACTGTATTAATTATTTTCTGGATCAGGTCTGGGTTTTTATTGGATATAAGGTCGCTGTAAAGATCTGGAAAATTGTTGTAGTTCTCTTCTTTAATAATCTGCTCAATTTTTTTTGCATAAAATTTTTTGAATTTGTCCTGATTTATGTCTATTCCGGTTTTTTCTTTTATAAAATTTATAATTTTCGTTATATTTTCGTCTGAATTTATCATCACGGGCATTTCTCATGGTCAGAAAAAAAATTAATGTATTTTATCATCTCTTTTTTTACCTTATCGTCTTTTTCCTTTGGAATTAAAGATTTTATCCTGTCTGCTGTTTTTTTATCAGGACAGTATTTTAGTATATCCACGGCACTTTTTCTTACAAAGGGGCTGTCGTCTGTCAAAAGGGTTTCAATAAAATCCTTAACTTCACGACAGCATGCTTTTAAAAACTCTATTATATCCTTAGAATAACCGTTTTCCATTTTTAGTATTTCATAATAAATGTTGAGTTCTTCCTTTCTTTTAGGGCATATGTCAAAACTCATCAATGCATACTCAAAGATTTCCCTTTTCAACTCATTTTTCTTAATATGATCGTAAAGGTTTTTCAGCAGAAAGTAATACTCTTTATGGGTTATCATATAGTCTATCGCACTTATAACGAGATCTTTGTTTTTATTCATATCCTCAATATAAATCCTTGCCTCATCAAACTCCCTGAATCTGGGAATGTAGTACTTATCTTCAGGATTGTATTTTTTGAACATCTTTTTTGTCTCCTATACTTATTAAGAAATTTAGTATCTGGGGAAAGGACATTTTTTTGCTGACTGCACCTATCTCATAAGCCTTTTTAGGCATTCCGTATACTACAGCTGTTTCTTCGCTTTCTGATATAGTTAACGCTCCGGATTTTTTCATTTTAAGTAAACCTTCTGCACCGTCTGAACCTATTCCTGTAAGGAGAATGCCAATTATTTTTTCAGGTTCTATAACTTTTAGTGCAGAAATAAACATTTTATCTATAGAAGGAACAAACAGTGAGTTTTCCATGTCTGGTTTTAGTCTGCAAACTATATTATCAGCATCTTTATCAAATGTTAAGTGGTAGCTTCCTTTCCCTAAAATAACCTTACCACCTTCAAGAACCTCTCCATCTTTTGCTTCAACTACTTTTATACTACTGATTGAGTCTAACCTTCTGGCGAATTTTGATATAAATTCAGAGGGCATATGCTGGACGATACATACAGGGTGTGGATAGTTAAACGGTAAAACCTTTACCAGATCTTCTATATGTTTGGGTCCTCCTGTTGAAGCACCGATAAAGATAAATTTTTGATTGTTTTCATATCTGCTTTTGTAAGTTTTGTTTAGTTCAGAATGGTAGAATCTTCTTGCTGGTAGAATTTTGTCTTCTGGTATGTTTATGATCTCAATTATTTTTGATTTTATCATTTCTTCAATCTTTTTCAGATCAACTCCTAATCTTCCTGGTTTGGTAATGTATGTCAAAGCTCCAAGGTTCAAAGCCTCAAATGTTAAATCTGCATTTTCAGTTGTAAAAGAACTTATTATGATAACCCTTGTTGGTTTTTTTTCCATTATCTGTTTCAAAACTTCAATACCGCTTATTCCGGGCATCTCTATATCAAGAGTTATAAGGTCGAAATTTTGTGAAAATACCTTTTTAAGTGCTTCTTCTCCGTCTGACGCTGTATCAACGTCAAATCCTGTATCTGAGATGATTTTGGATAGTATCTTTCTCGCAAATGATGAGTCGTCAACAACAAGGATTTTTTTCATTTTTCATCTAAGATACCTTTAAGGTTTTATTCATAAATTGTTTCTCTATAAATTTTTTGTCAACAGAAGATATAATAAGGTTAATCTTCACTAACCTTTATGATTTAGGTTATAGTGTTTTACTGGGAAGATGTTTATATTTTAAGCACAGGAAAAAGTATGGATCTTGAGAAGGTTATAATTAAGCTTTTGAAAGATGGGAAAAAACCTGTGAAGGTTGGTGATATTGAGAGGATAACAGGGGTTGATAGAAATAGCATACAGAAGGCTGTAAACAGATTGGTGATAGAAGGGAAAATAGAGATTGATAGATGTTACAACAAAATACTTGGTCTAAAAGGGGAAACAGATGGCAGATAATATAGATGTTACACTTCCTGAAAATCTTGCCCATCAGTGTGTTAAATGTTCAGCATGTAGGTCTGTCTGTCCAACGTACTCTGTGGTTAAGCAGGAAAGGTCTTCTCCAAGAGGAAGGCTTGCACTTGCAGAAGCTGTTGTTGACGGTCTTCTTCCCCTTGAAGAAGACATAGCACAGCAGTGGAATGAGTGTGCAATGTGCAGAAGGTGCGAATGGATATGCCCAAATGAGGTTGAATATAAAGAGATCATGTTCAGGGCAAGGCATCTTGCAAAAGATAAGAAAAAGGCAGGTTTTGATCCTGTTAAAACAGCTGTATATCAGGGTCTTGCCATGACAGGAAATCTTTTAACAAAAGTGTCAATGAAGTTTGCCCCATCTCTTATGGAAGCTTACGGAAAGATATTCAGAAAAGATGTTCCAGAGTATAACGCTGTTTTTCTGGATACCGGAATACCAAAATACACAAAGCTTCTGCCAAAACCTACAGCAAAACCTTTTGGGCTAAGGGGGAAAAGGGTAAAACCTGAGAAATCAAAGGGGAAACTTCTATTTTTCACAGGCTGTATGATTGATGCTTTTTATGGAAAAACAGGAGAAAGCGTTCTAAAACTTATGGAAAAGGCAGGTTACGAGGTTGTTGTTCCCCAGAACATAAGATGCTGTGGAGCTCCACAGCTTTATGGAGGAGAGGTTGAGCTTTTTGAAAAGCTGTATAAACACAACAAACAGGAGATAGACAGGTATGAGTTTGATTATATAGTGGTTGCCTGTCCTACCTGCGGTGGTGCTCTGGAAGAAGAATACGGATATCCTGTGAAGGATTTTGCACAGATTTTGGAAGAAGAAGGTTATCTTGTTTTTAAAGGAAATGGAGAGAAAGTAACCTTCCACTTTCCATGCCATTCTTATACGGCTATGTCTACCAGCCCTGACACTTACAGAAACATTCTGAAAGGTATAGTTGATGCTGAGTATGTAGAGGGCGAAGATGCTATGATGTGCTGTGGTTTTGCAGGCTATTTCTCCGTTTCAAACTACGAGGTTGCAACCCAGATACAGAAAAGGAAGGTGAAAGATATAGAAAGCACACAGGCTCAGTATGTCCTGAGTGACTGTCCCGGCTGTGTATTTAACATAGCTGATGGTATGTACAAACACGGAGATTATAAAAATATAAAAGTTATGCATCTTGCAGACTATCTTGCAGAAAGGCTGACAGATGAAAGTATCACAAAGGAAGTTAAACAGCAGGAGGAGGAAGACACAGTAAGGTCAGTTTACTGACACAGATTTTCCAAAAGGGATAAATCCTCCTGAATTATCTTCAGGTAATTTTTGTATCTCTCGCAAGCGATCTTTCCATTTTTAACAGCCTGTCTGACAGCACAGTCAGGCTCTCTTGTATGGGTACAGTTTGGAAATCTGCATTTATAATCTAAAAATTCCCTAAAATAAAGCCTTACATCTTTCTTATCAACAAAATAAAGAGCATCAACGCTTGAAAATCCCGGAGTATCACCGATAAAAGAGTTCTTTCCAAACCTGAAAAGCCTGACACCGGTAGTTGTATGCCTTCCCCTTTCTGTTTTTTCACTTACCTGTCTTGTTTCAAGCTGAACTCCTATAAGCTTTGACAGGATAGAGGATTTTCCCACCCCTGAAGGTCCTGCAAGAACTGATATACTTCCTTCAAGATAACTTTTCAACTTTTCTATACCTATATTTTTTTCAGCACTTACATGTAAAAGATCGTATCCTGCATTTTTGTAAATATCTGTCCATCTTTTCAACTTTTGTATCTCTTTATCTTCAAGAAGATCTATTTTGTTGAATATGATAACTGGATCGGTCTGCAGGTGTTCATAAACAACAAGAAGGTTATCAAGGAGAAAACTGTCAAATTCAGGCATTTTTATGGTAACAACAACAAGAACCTTATCAACATTTGCCACAGGAGGTCTGACAAGAAAATTTTTTCTTTCCTCAACCTGTTCAATCGCAAAAGTTTCAGGATCAACAATATTTCCAAGAACATAGTCCCCTGCATATATCTTTGTTTTTTTGATAACCTTTTTTCTGGGTATGCCCCTGTAAATCCTTTCCTGTTCAAACAGATAAACCCCTATCATCTGGGCTTCTCTATCAACAACAAGCCCTCTTTTCATACCTCAACCCCATAAAAATCTTTCACCTGAGGGTAGGGAAAGTCCTTTATGAACTGTGCGTCTTCTGGTCTTACGAGACGGTAAACTTTCATTCCTGCTTCTGCTGCAGCTTTTATCTCGTCTGGATTGTCAGAAAGAAAAAGTATCTCCTCAGGTTTTAGCCCTATATCGTTGGCAATCTTTATGTAAGACTGTTTTTCCTTTTTGTTTCCTATTTTTGTATCAAAGTATCCATCAAAATATCCTGTCAGATCTCCATACTGGGTGTGTGAAAAAAACAGCTTTTGTGCTTGAACAGAACCGGAAGAGTATATATAAAGCCTGTAGCCTTTTTGCTTCCACTCTTTTATTTTTTCGTAGGCATCTTCATATAATGGGGCTTTAAGCTGTCCTTTTTCAAATCCTTCCTTCCATATAAAACCTTGAATGTCCTTCAGGGGTGCTATTTTCTTGTCCTCATCTATCCATTTTTTTAATGTCTGCACGATCTGTTCCACTGTAAGATTTTTTCCTTCAATCTCCCTGACCTGATCTAATATTTTTTTTATTTCTGGGCTGTTAATATTTTCTTTTATGAACTTTTCTATTCTTTCTTTGGAGTAGGGGAACAGAACCTCCTTTACAAAACTGATAGGGGAAACTGTTCCCTCAATATCTATGAGTATGGCTTTT
This genomic interval from Persephonella sp. contains the following:
- a CDS encoding CheR family methyltransferase; the protein is MINSDENITKIINFIKEKTGIDINQDKFKKFYAKKIEQIIKEENYNNFPDLYSDLISNKNPDLIQKIINTVTINETYFFREEEHFRIMVKNIIPELMKIRPQGETINILSAPCSSGEEVYSILIHLLENPHLIRERDFMIIGIDINTSALEIAKKGIYTKGSMRAVPPHLVSKYFIKEKNFYRIKNSLQEFVSFENVNVRDKYSMKRLGKFDIIFSRNMFIYFDEHSRKETIATFYSMLKPEGYLILGHTERIPETSEMFVKQKHKNSIIYKKR
- a CDS encoding TIGR00703 family protein gives rise to the protein MNIVELRELQAINTLVFETLGQPEKEREFKLKSLKRWGFDLILGKKAGQTTYFTAEAGKREVGEKYIEEETHFEVEEIIHELPKNKKIFAHIEMIHGRAYLVGDLREGEENIEILRVPAGSILLAYFKKHKLHNLIEALRNVGTALEFVKQRGQEGKPLPYEKLPNVARRFLRGAKDLEKEAGFGRVALSYWGENKDGDARFRVSWLLPTIALFEINIAEKADKLLAAFK
- the tpx gene encoding thiol peroxidase, with amino-acid sequence MAVTVNLKGNPVALAGPEINVGDRAPEAVVVASDLSEKTIGGAKGKPQLIVTVPSLDTPVCETETKKFNEIVAGLDIDVTVVSMDLPFAEKRFCESFSIENVTVASDFRYRDMEKYGVLIAEGALKGILARAVFVVDGEGKVVYKQLVPEITEEPNYDDVLACVKSL
- the pfdA gene encoding prefoldin subunit alpha, coding for MAKKETKKQPTTEELSRELRGYIAQIEALRAEIAVIDENIATYRTAIKTINNLRDLGKGKNILIPIGAGAQIEAKIENPDRIVVSIGSGISAELTTEEALTQIAKEIASLQALRRTLEEAIAEAYTKTEELLQKTREIGQEEGKSSK
- a CDS encoding YfdX family protein, giving the protein MKRLLGAILSAAILTTPILAKENNSQVNMKQKEETAKSLIQSSGKRTTQKVKDQEIQKIIKEAAQIYAEGNRILFLLTHNKIDEAKKSLKSLKERIARLEKQYRGKIENLPIDVAVNEVVGITDLKQAEKLAQQVKEAVKNNDFVKARILLEALRNEIIIETVYLPIKLYKQAVDLAYEFLENGKIKNAISQLEIAVNTVEISTTIIPEPIAVASLLVEDASKHFKDKPQQALKLLEEAKRQIKLAKILGYIRNDKDIEPLIHQIEKLEKEVREKTGTKEKFRSLFENIEKFKERTSTKSTK
- a CDS encoding YqhA family protein; the encoded protein is MLKILETIIERVLWESRFMIFLAVIASVLAAFVLVLIGTYDIYIVLKDATNMFSSKEYFKEFHKEAIKNIVSAVDVYLIATVLLIFGLGLYELFISKIDPMEKDTKSSKILVVHTLDQLKEKLAKVILMVLIVTFFKYAIEFKYTDIKNLLFLSVGVFLIALSIYFMHKGHEKKD
- a CDS encoding DUF1931 family protein; amino-acid sequence: MAVVGAVKLEVLMRKAAGLDIDKNKAKEITDIVEKKLYDLLLIGERNASYNGREVIWESDVPLTKGFLESMQKFRKLEEEVAVEDVLNFLATMPPLKYPLEAELEKRLPEIVGTLIYILAHLIKEVSPEGRKPSSEDIEKAGKILDLTM
- the bioA gene encoding adenosylmethionine--8-amino-7-oxononanoate transaminase, with product MLNKKYLEEWDKEYFWHPFTQMKVYREEENIIVERGEGVYVYDIYGRKYLDGVASLWCNVHGHNHPKLNKAIEEQLQKIAHFTTLGASNVPAVVFAKNLVDITPPKLKKVFFSEDGAEAMEIAIKIAYHYWHNKGEKRKTKFVTLSEAYHGDTIGSVSVGGINIFHEKYKPLLFDVYKMPSPYLEAIKKVGRERALEYDTTRLLIDQVEDFIFKNHQEIAGFVLEAGVQGAAGILPFPKGYLKEIRRICDEYNIIMIVDEVATGFGRSGYMFACEKEGIEPDIMALGKGITGGYLPLAATLVTDDIFDAFLGEFGEAKHFYHGHTYTGNPLACSVAIANLEVFEEEQTLKKLQPKIKLLEKRLNEFWELNHVGDVRHYGFMAGIELVKDRYKNQPFPYGERTGFKVAKMMIDKGVWVRPLGDVMVVMPPLAITEDQLNYLLDVMFDSIKALEG